In a single window of the Elaeis guineensis isolate ETL-2024a chromosome 4, EG11, whole genome shotgun sequence genome:
- the LOC105042514 gene encoding uncharacterized protein has product MGQVLATIQDKIHGRRWKERQIRKISDQVFDHIRDADSTSDGGGGLSFAELYIAVLRVYNEINKHLPGPHHDPPSREKLKAMIQEYDINLDGLLDREEFAEFIRELTADTITAVSRNLIIALVVTPTVALMAKRATEGVPGVGKVVQRLPNSVYASIVALGVVLAQKSGERCE; this is encoded by the exons ATGGGGCAGGTATTGGCCACCATTCAGGATAAAATCCACG GGAGGCGGTGGAAGGAGAGGCAGATACGGAAGATATCCGATCAGGTCTTTGACCACATCAGAGACGCCGACTCCACATCGGACGGCGGCGGCGGCCTCTCTTTCGCGGAACTCTACATCGCCGTCCTTCGCGTCTACAA TGAGATCAACAAGCACTTGCCTGGGCCCCACCACGACCCTCCCTCAAGGGAGAAGTTGAAAGCCATGATACAG GAATATGATATTAATCTTGATGGGCTTCTTGACCGTGAAGAGTTTGCAGAATTCATTCGTGAATTGACAGCTGATACCATAACTGCAGTCAGTCGGAATCTGATAATTGCATTGGTAGTGACTCCAACAGTGGCGCTGATGGCCAAGAGAGCCACTGAAGGGGTGCCTGGTGTGGGCAAAGTAGTGCAGAGGCTGCCAAATTCTGTGTATGCCTCAATTGTTGCCCTAGGGGTTGTGTTAGCCCAAAAATCCGGTGAACGTTGTGAATAA